The nucleotide sequence AGAAACGAGTGTGAAGGTTTTTACGACACTATAATTTATGATATAAATAAAAAACTTCAAGTAATCGGAAGATATGATGTCTTCAATCCTAATTTGCAAGCAACTACTCATCTAATAACAGAATGTACCGGTGGACTTGCATACAAAATAAGTAATAGCTTTAAAATACTTGCAGCCTATACGTATCGCAATGTCGACAATGGGGAACATTCAAATATGATTTCCATTCAAACAAGGGTTAAAATTTAGTTACTACAATATATTAATGTTTACACTTTTCAAATCAGTTTTTATTTTACAAAAGCTGATTAGTATTGTATTTTTATAATTATGGCATACCATAAAATAGGAGTCGAATGAAAACTATATTTTGTTACGGTGATTCAAATACATATGGCTATAAAGCTGATGACCATACCAGATTTGACAAAAATACTCGTTGGACAGGTGTTTTAACAAACCTTTTGAAAAATAAATGTAATATTGTAGAAGAAGGTTGCAACAATAGAACAGCGTTTGTAAAATCATATGATGGCTTAAAACAATCCGGATTGGAATATCTTGATTCTTGCTTACCTAATTGCCCGATTGATTATTTTATCTTTGCATTGGGGGCAAACGATTTGCAATACGTCTACAAGCTTGAACCAAAAGATATTGAAGCTGGACTTATCAAATTTATAAAAAAATTAAAATCATATAAACATATATCCAATATAATAGTTATCGAACCGCCAGAGCTTAATCAGGATATTAAAAAAGGCTTTTTTAGTTTTCAGTTTAATGATTACTCGATAAATCTTTCAAAATGTGTGCATCAAATATATTCCAAAGTGGCAGATTCTGAAAATGTAGAGTTAATAACATTCGGAAAAGACATCAAAACTGCAGTTGAAGACAATTTGCATTATACAAAAGAGGCTCATTCTCTTATCGGGCATTTGATTTTTGAGAAAATTAAAAATAAAATACTCACTTTTGATATTTAGACTATAATGGTTTTGTTATGAAAAAATATAAATACAAAAAGATATTTTCACTATTTTTAATTGTTTTATGTTTTGCTTTATATAGCTCAAAAGTTTCAGCCATTGAAGCACCTCACCACTGCTGTTGCGAAACGGAACATCACCATCAACAACCGGTGATAAAAGATGGTGCAATCTTATCCATTACAGACTGTATTGCCGTCGGAATAAGCAACAGCCCGATAATCAAAGAATATGAGCACAAGTATGAGCTTGCAAAAAGTAATGTTGGAACAGCTAAATCAGAATATTTTCCTACTCTTGGGCTAAGTGCTAATATTGGTCAAATTTATAACTCTGACCATGAGGATTTTTATCA is from Candidatus Gastranaerophilales bacterium and encodes:
- a CDS encoding GDSL-type esterase/lipase family protein gives rise to the protein MKTIFCYGDSNTYGYKADDHTRFDKNTRWTGVLTNLLKNKCNIVEEGCNNRTAFVKSYDGLKQSGLEYLDSCLPNCPIDYFIFALGANDLQYVYKLEPKDIEAGLIKFIKKLKSYKHISNIIVIEPPELNQDIKKGFFSFQFNDYSINLSKCVHQIYSKVADSENVELITFGKDIKTAVEDNLHYTKEAHSLIGHLIFEKIKNKILTFDI